CCACTGGTGCCATTGCCGATATTTACGCAGGCTGCTCGCGATATGATGCACATTAAAAAGACTCATAAATTCAAAAAACCCAAAATATGGATTAATAAACAAAGAATTAGAGTGATAAGACTGCCATTTTCTGATGGCTGCTTAATGCAAGCTCTATAAGCTCAATAGAGTCAAGCGCATCTTGCGCGCTAACCTGAGGGCTATGTCCCATAGTGATCGCTTCATAAATATCCTGATAGTAACTTTGGTAGCTACCTGCTAATGTTTCTACTTTAGCATTAATATGCAGCCCCTGATAATAAGTGTTTAAAGTTCCCCAGTTTTCTTCCGCTTCTTTGCCCCAGTCTGCTTTGCTCAGATTTTCGGCATTAATTGGTGTAAGACGCTGTGCATCTAGTCCGTACTTCACGTATGAACCCTGAGTGCCGTGTAATATAAATCTAGGCTGAAGTTCTTTGACCAGGTTACCGGCCTTAAGTCTTACTTTGTGGCTGTCATAATAAAAGAGTATATCAAAATAGTCATCTATCAGACTATCTTTCCGCTGTTTTCTGATGTCTGCAAATACTTGTTTAGGTTTTCCGAATAACTGTAAAGCCTGATCTATCAGGTGAGGGCCCAAGTCATATAGTACTCCTGCGCCGGGAATATCCTGCTCTCGCCAGTAGTTTTCTCTCTGATAATTAATAAAGCGGTCAAAACGTGATTCAAACTCTACCAACTCACCCAACATACCTGAGTTTAATACCTTTTTAACAGTCTTGAAGTCACCATCCCAGCGGCGGTTATGAAAAACACTTAATATTTTATCTTCTGTTTTTGCTACCTGAAGAAGCATTTCCGCCTCCATAGTGCTTACAGTAAAAGGTTTCTCAAGTACTACATGTTTGCCAGCCTCCAGTGCCGCCTTAGCCTGAGCAAAATGGTATTGATTGGGAGAGGTGATCACTATCAGGCCAATATCATCATCATTAAGCAAGGCATCCAGAGAAGCCACACTTTTTACACCCGGGTAATCAGCTTCCGCATTTTTATGATGCCTTTCATAAACCTTAACAATTTCAAAACCAGGCAGAGCCTGAAGTAGGGGAGCATGATATTTTTTTGCGATATGGCCATAGGCTACTATGCCTACTTTTAGGATAGGTTGCGACATATATTTATGTGAAAATGAAAAATCTAACTACGGACATCAAGTTAATGGTATGCCTGGCAATTAGAGCGTAAGTTAAGGAGAAAATATAGATTGGAAAGCAAGTGTTTAATTCCCGAACCAACCTTCTCTATCCAGGCTTCGGTACTGAATCGCTTCGGCAAGATGCTCAATCTCAATTTTTTCTGCTCCTGATAAGTCGGCAATGGTCCGCGATACCTTAAGAATACGGTCATATGCACGAGCAGATAGATTCAGTCTCTCCATTGCGGTTTTTAACAGTACTTTGCCTGCCTGGTTGATCTGACATACTTCTTTCACCAGATGAGAAGGCATCATGGCATTGGAGTGAACATGCTCATCTAGTTTGCCATTATTACGAATCTGGTCAAATCTGTTCTGCTGCATTTTACGAGCGAGCATTACCCTTTCGCGAATACTGGCACTACTTTCTTGTTTTTGCTGGGCTGTCATCTCATCAAAAGAGACCGGGTTAACCTCAACATGAATATCAATACGGTCCAGCAAGGGACCACTGATCTTACTTAAATAACGCTGTACGGCTGCCGGAGAGTCAGGGTGGGTGCTGCCCGGATCATAGAAATCTCCAGAAGGGCTGGGGTTCATGCTGGCAATTAGCATAAAGTTAGCAGGGAAAGCTACAGTGCCCCTGGCTCGGGAGATTGTGACGGCCCTTTCTTCCAGTGGCTGACGCATCACTTCCAGCACAGATCTTTTGAACTCTGGCAGCTCATCCAGAAAGAGGATACCATTGTGGGCCAGAGAAATTTGTCCGGGTTGGGGAATATTGCCTCCTCCAACTAATGCTGCATCGCTAATGGTATGATGAGGGGCACAAAACGGTCGTTGTGCAATAAGTGATGCATTAGAGGGTAATTTACCGGCAACAGAGTGAATTTTAGTGGTTTCTAAAGCCTCCTGCAAAGTAAGTGGAGGAAGAATAGTAGGAAGCCTGCGCGCCAGCATAGTTTTGCCTGAACCGGGAGGGCCTACCATAATCACATTATGAGAACCAGCAGCTGCTATTTCTAAAGCTCTTTTGATACTCTCCTGCCCCTGTACGTCAGCGAAATCAACCTCAAAGTTGTCCAACTCCTGGAAAAAAATATCACGAGTCTCATGCCAGTGGGCTTCAAGTTTCAGTTTGCCTTCTAAAAAGTGTATAGCCTCCTGTAAAGTTTCTACACCTATTACATCCAGATTATTGACAATTGCGGCCTCGCTGGCGTTTTCTTTAGGCAGAATCATTCCTTTAAACTGGTTTTTGCGTGCCTCTATGGCCATAGGCAATGCGCCTCTTACCGGGCGGAGTATACCGTCCAGAGACAATTCTCCCATAATCATATATCGCCCCAGCTCAGGACTTTCTAACTGACCGGAAGCTGCCAGAATACCTAATGCAATGGGCAAATCGTAGGCGGAGCCTTCTTTGCGAATATCTGCCGGAGCTAAATTTACTACCGTTTTGGTTCTCGGCATGTTATAGCCCGCATGCTTAATAGCGGCTTCTACCCTCTGCTGGCTTTCTTTGACCGCACTGTCTGGCAGACCAACCATAAAAAACTTAAGTCCCTGCCCTACACTCACTTCTACAGTGATCTGATAAGCATCTACACCATATACTGCACTACCGTAAGTTTTTGCTAACATGTGATCTGCGAGTTTTTTTTCTATCAAATAAGTATAACTGCTGATATTCAGCAAAATGTTATACAAAATTTACAGACAAATGTATGTTTGAAAGAAAATTTACAGGACTTGCTTCTCTATCAGTAAGATAAGGATGTGTATAACCTTGATGTGAATTTCCTGCACGCGATCGGCAAAGCCAGAGTGGGGTACCCGAATTTCTACATCAGCCAGAGGGCCTAGCTCTCCTCCGTCTTTACCACTTAGGGCTACTACCCTCATACCTTTTTGCCGGGCCATTTTAACTCCTTCAATTACGTTTTTAGAGTTGCCACTGGTACTAATAGCGAGCAAAGCATCTCCTTCGTTACCCAGCCCTTCCAGGTAGCGCGAAAAAATATAGTCGTAGCCAAAATCATTACCTACGCAGGATATATGGCTGGGATCAGAAATAGCCAGTGCAGGCAGGGCAGGACGGTTCTCACGATAGCGTCCACTAAGCTCTTCCGCAAAATGCATGGCATCACAGTGTGAGCCTCCATTGCCACAGCTAAAAATTTTGTTTCCGTTTTTTATAGTATTTGCAAAAAGTTGCGCTGCCTTTTCTATCCGGGACAGGTTATCCGGGTTTTCAACAAATTGTTGTAACACATGCTGCGCTTGGGTCAGCTCGTTTTTGATTAGGTCTTGCACTTAAAGTTGTTCTTTGTTTTGGTCGGTGTCTTTTTTGTCAATTGATTGTTCAAAAGAACGGATTGAGTCGTCTATCTCTTCATTGCGTTTCTGCATATCATAGACTTTAGCTTTTATTTTATCCTTTTCTGCCTCAAGACGGTTGATTCTGTTTTGGTAGCTGCGGCGATCAAAAATAGTGATCAGAAACAAAAGGATAAAAAGCACTAAGCCAATTAGCGTGATCCACTGTATTGTAGAGGCGTTGCTGATGGCCCAATCCCAGCTGTTATTAAATGCGATGCCTACAAAAACGGCATGAAAAAGTAAAAGGAGTAGAAATAACGTCAGTTTAAAAGGTTTCATAGTATACTGGTATTAACTTGGTCAAAAAATACTTATTTCTAAAACACCTTAAAAGGTACGATTTGTTTTTAAGTTAAGAAACAGTCTGCATCTCAGTTAATTTATAGTAGAGACCACCCATTTCTACCAGTTGCTCATGTTTACCCCTTTCTATAATCTCGCCTTTCTGTACTACTACTATCTCGTCGGCATGTTGTATGGTGCTGAGGCGGTGTGCAATTACTATAGAAGTACGGTTTTTCATGAGGTTGGTCAGAGCTTCCTGCACCAGCTTTTCTGACTCTGAATCTAGAGCAGAGGTGGCCTCATCCAGTATTAAAATTGGAGGATTTTTAAGTACAGCACGAGCAATGCTCAGGCGCTGACGTTGCCCTCCGGAAAGCTTGGTACCGCGTTCTCCAATTACAGTCTGGTACTGCTGTGGAGTGTTTAAGATAAACTCATGAGCATTGGCGATCTTGGCTGCGTTAATTACTTCTTCTTCGCTAGCTTCAGGCTTACCAAAAGCTATGTTATTAAAAATAGTATCGTTAAATAGTATGGACTCCTGTGTTACTATTCCCATTAGCTTACGAACGGAGTCTATTTTAGCATCTGTCAGGGCAATGCCATCAATCAGAATTTTACCTCCAACAGGGTCGTAGAAACGAGGAATCAGGTCTGCAATGGTAGATTTGCCTCCACCAGAAGGGCCAACTATTGCAACAGTTTTTCCTTTTTCTATCTGTAGATTTATTTCTTTCAGCACATGTTCATCTTCGTAGGCAAAGCTTACGTGATCAAACTGAATGTCTTTATGAAAACCTTCTATCTCTACTGCATCTTCTTTATCTTCTATTTGAGGCAGTGTATCGATAGTCTTAAAGATACGCTCTCCTGAAGCTAGTCCTCTCTGTATGCTGCTAAGCGCATTGCTGATAGATTTTGCCGGTGGTAATATCTGTGAAAAGAGAATAATGTAAGTAAGAAACTCACTAGCAGCCAGCGCTGAGTTATCATTAAGCACCAAAATACCGCCATACAGTAAAATACCGGTAACCACAGATACTCCCATAAATTCAGAAAGGGGAGAGGCAGCTTCCTGCTTGCGGGCCATAGATACATTAATCTTGGCATAACGATCAACTTCTTCTCCAAACTTTTCGCCTATCCACTCACGGGCGTTAAATGCTTTTACGATACGCATGCCTGATAGAGTCTCGTCCAGAATATTTACAATGCGGCCGAGTGATTCCTGGCTTTGAGTAGCCTTACGCTTCAGCCTTTTGGTAATCTCAGAGATGATAGTACCTGAGATGGGCATAACGATCAGTGTAAAAATGGTAAGCTTGAAAGACATGAAAAAG
This window of the Porifericola rhodea genome carries:
- a CDS encoding oxidoreductase; protein product: MSQPILKVGIVAYGHIAKKYHAPLLQALPGFEIVKVYERHHKNAEADYPGVKSVASLDALLNDDDIGLIVITSPNQYHFAQAKAALEAGKHVVLEKPFTVSTMEAEMLLQVAKTEDKILSVFHNRRWDGDFKTVKKVLNSGMLGELVEFESRFDRFINYQRENYWREQDIPGAGVLYDLGPHLIDQALQLFGKPKQVFADIRKQRKDSLIDDYFDILFYYDSHKVRLKAGNLVKELQPRFILHGTQGSYVKYGLDAQRLTPINAENLSKADWGKEAEENWGTLNTYYQGLHINAKVETLAGSYQSYYQDIYEAITMGHSPQVSAQDALDSIELIELALSSHQKMAVLSL
- a CDS encoding YifB family Mg chelatase-like AAA ATPase, with translation MLAKTYGSAVYGVDAYQITVEVSVGQGLKFFMVGLPDSAVKESQQRVEAAIKHAGYNMPRTKTVVNLAPADIRKEGSAYDLPIALGILAASGQLESPELGRYMIMGELSLDGILRPVRGALPMAIEARKNQFKGMILPKENASEAAIVNNLDVIGVETLQEAIHFLEGKLKLEAHWHETRDIFFQELDNFEVDFADVQGQESIKRALEIAAAGSHNVIMVGPPGSGKTMLARRLPTILPPLTLQEALETTKIHSVAGKLPSNASLIAQRPFCAPHHTISDAALVGGGNIPQPGQISLAHNGILFLDELPEFKRSVLEVMRQPLEERAVTISRARGTVAFPANFMLIASMNPSPSGDFYDPGSTHPDSPAAVQRYLSKISGPLLDRIDIHVEVNPVSFDEMTAQQKQESSASIRERVMLARKMQQNRFDQIRNNGKLDEHVHSNAMMPSHLVKEVCQINQAGKVLLKTAMERLNLSARAYDRILKVSRTIADLSGAEKIEIEHLAEAIQYRSLDREGWFGN
- the lpcA gene encoding D-sedoheptulose 7-phosphate isomerase; the encoded protein is MQDLIKNELTQAQHVLQQFVENPDNLSRIEKAAQLFANTIKNGNKIFSCGNGGSHCDAMHFAEELSGRYRENRPALPALAISDPSHISCVGNDFGYDYIFSRYLEGLGNEGDALLAISTSGNSKNVIEGVKMARQKGMRVVALSGKDGGELGPLADVEIRVPHSGFADRVQEIHIKVIHILILLIEKQVL
- a CDS encoding ABC transporter ATP-binding protein; the encoded protein is MKTYLRILSFARPYGEYIPQYLIFTTLSIIFGLVNFTMLIPLLEVLFNQVDQEVQQEIVSKPEFAFNIDYIVSLFNYHFSNIIEEFGKVGALIFICSIILTSVFLTNLFKYIAGLTLAKIRARVIKKLRTRIFDQVSRLHLGYFSNERKGDVMSRITNDVQEVESSVVSTLKVVFRDPATIIGFFAVLFFMSFKLTIFTLIVMPISGTIISEITKRLKRKATQSQESLGRIVNILDETLSGMRIVKAFNAREWIGEKFGEEVDRYAKINVSMARKQEAASPLSEFMGVSVVTGILLYGGILVLNDNSALAASEFLTYIILFSQILPPAKSISNALSSIQRGLASGERIFKTIDTLPQIEDKEDAVEIEGFHKDIQFDHVSFAYEDEHVLKEINLQIEKGKTVAIVGPSGGGKSTIADLIPRFYDPVGGKILIDGIALTDAKIDSVRKLMGIVTQESILFNDTIFNNIAFGKPEASEEEVINAAKIANAHEFILNTPQQYQTVIGERGTKLSGGQRQRLSIARAVLKNPPILILDEATSALDSESEKLVQEALTNLMKNRTSIVIAHRLSTIQHADEIVVVQKGEIIERGKHEQLVEMGGLYYKLTEMQTVS